A stretch of Gemmatimonas aurantiaca T-27 DNA encodes these proteins:
- a CDS encoding prolyl oligopeptidase family serine peptidase produces the protein MSIRPEYPATRKDDSVDVYHGTSVADPFRWLEDDRSAETAAWVGAQNAVTSSYLQGIPFRNALRDRMTSLVDYPRSSAPERRGPWLLFARNEGLQNQPVYYLQAGEEGTAEVLIDPNTLSDDGTTRVAGLTFDGQARYIAYMISHAGSDWQQIQVLDLATRTALPDTIDWVKVSAIAWQGDGFYYSRYPEPAAEDGVFSSKNEDHQVYYHALGTSQADDRLIYHDAEHPQRFHVLGTTEDERFAVLEISDRGQGKDGNAVLVQDARHPELGWLPIWTDFDDQLRVLDNDGDALLILTNRGAPNQRVVRVDPHHPSEDQWQVIIAERDEPLESVHTAGGRLFTLHLRDVTSRVAMHTYSGTHIRDVDLPGLGTAIGFDGERETQTVFYTFTSFTAPATVYKYDLASGVSSVYRAVTLPFDPSQFETRQVFVTSKDGTRVPAFIVARKGLVLDGNNPTLMYGYGGFNVSLPPAFSALRVAFLEQGGVFVQANLRGGGEYGEAWHQAGMKEHKQNVFDDFVAVAEWLIANRYTRSERLAIQGGSNGGLLVGAVMTQRPELAAVALPAVGVMDMLRFHTFTIGWNWIADYGSSADPDAFRYLYAYSPLHNLRDGVRYPATLITTADHDDRVVPAHSFKFAARLQEAHRGDAPVLIRIETQSGHGSSSLGKQIEETADVYAFVFDQMGVTPVFR, from the coding sequence ATGTCAATCCGCCCAGAATACCCCGCCACGCGAAAAGACGATTCTGTCGATGTCTATCATGGCACCTCCGTCGCGGATCCGTTCCGCTGGCTGGAGGACGATCGGTCGGCCGAAACGGCGGCCTGGGTGGGTGCACAGAATGCGGTCACGTCCTCCTACCTGCAGGGGATCCCGTTCCGCAATGCGTTGCGGGACCGGATGACCTCCTTGGTGGACTACCCTCGCAGTTCGGCCCCCGAACGACGCGGTCCATGGCTGCTGTTCGCCCGTAATGAGGGACTTCAGAACCAGCCCGTCTACTACCTGCAGGCCGGTGAGGAAGGGACGGCCGAGGTCCTGATCGACCCGAATACCCTGTCGGACGACGGGACCACCCGCGTGGCGGGCCTCACGTTCGATGGTCAGGCTCGCTACATCGCCTACATGATCAGTCATGCCGGCTCGGATTGGCAGCAGATCCAGGTGCTCGATCTCGCCACCCGCACCGCACTTCCTGATACCATCGACTGGGTGAAAGTGTCGGCGATCGCCTGGCAGGGCGACGGTTTTTATTACAGCCGATACCCGGAGCCGGCTGCGGAAGACGGGGTCTTTTCGTCCAAGAACGAGGATCACCAGGTCTACTACCATGCCCTGGGCACGAGCCAGGCGGACGACCGGCTGATCTATCACGACGCCGAACACCCGCAGCGTTTTCACGTACTGGGGACCACCGAGGACGAACGGTTTGCCGTGCTCGAGATCAGTGACCGCGGCCAGGGCAAGGATGGCAATGCGGTGCTGGTGCAGGACGCGCGGCACCCTGAGTTGGGATGGCTGCCGATCTGGACGGATTTCGACGATCAGCTCCGGGTGCTCGACAACGATGGGGATGCGTTGTTGATCCTCACCAATCGTGGAGCCCCCAACCAGCGGGTGGTGCGCGTGGATCCGCATCATCCGTCGGAAGACCAGTGGCAGGTGATCATCGCGGAGCGAGACGAGCCGCTGGAGTCGGTGCACACGGCCGGTGGACGCCTGTTCACGCTGCACCTGCGTGATGTCACGTCACGCGTGGCGATGCACACCTACAGTGGCACCCACATCCGCGACGTCGACCTGCCCGGATTGGGAACGGCCATCGGCTTCGATGGCGAACGCGAGACGCAGACGGTGTTCTACACCTTCACCTCGTTCACCGCGCCGGCGACCGTATACAAGTACGATCTCGCGAGCGGGGTGAGTTCGGTCTACCGCGCTGTGACCCTGCCGTTCGACCCTTCGCAATTCGAAACCCGTCAGGTCTTTGTCACGAGCAAGGATGGCACGCGGGTTCCCGCGTTCATCGTGGCGCGAAAGGGGTTGGTGCTCGACGGGAACAACCCGACGCTGATGTACGGATACGGTGGCTTCAACGTCTCGCTGCCCCCGGCCTTCAGCGCGCTGCGGGTGGCGTTTCTCGAGCAGGGTGGCGTGTTCGTACAGGCCAACCTGCGTGGTGGTGGCGAGTATGGCGAGGCCTGGCACCAGGCGGGCATGAAGGAACACAAGCAGAACGTGTTCGATGACTTTGTCGCCGTGGCGGAGTGGCTGATCGCCAACCGATACACGCGCAGCGAGCGCCTGGCGATACAGGGCGGTTCGAACGGCGGGTTGCTTGTCGGCGCGGTGATGACACAGCGTCCGGAGCTCGCGGCCGTGGCGCTGCCGGCGGTGGGCGTGATGGACATGCTGCGCTTCCATACGTTCACGATCGGCTGGAACTGGATTGCCGACTACGGCTCGAGTGCAGACCCTGATGCGTTCCGCTACCTGTACGCCTACTCGCCCCTACACAATTTGCGCGATGGCGTGCGGTATCCGGCCACATTGATCACAACGGCCGATCACGACGACCGCGTGGTACCCGCACACTCCTTCAAGTTTGCGGCACGTCTGCAGGAGGCCCACCGAGGTGATGCGCCGGTGCTCATCCGCATCGAGACCCAGTCTGGCCACGGCAGCTCGTCGCTCGGCAAGCAGATCGAGGAGACGGCCGACGTGTATGCGTTCGTGTTCGATCAGATGGGAGTGACGCCGGTGTTCCGCTGA
- a CDS encoding amidase, with the protein MALPIPEYDALDGLALADLIARRELSAAEVTEAALARIALRNPALNAVVRPLDTLARQMVANVPSDAPFAGVPMLIKDLLATIAGVPTSSGTRVLQQVIPPSDTELVARYRRAGAVFVGKTNTPEFGLTPFTESEALGPARSPWNVERTPGGSSGGSGAAVAARMVPIAHGGDGGGSLRIPASCNGVFSIKPSRGRLPMGPDIGDSWRGFVQEHVITRSVRDSAAMLDATMGEDVGTPVAMPTFNGRYLDEVSRDPGPLSIAVTSTPFFGDVVHPDCDAALTDAESLLSGLGHDVERAAPVLDGRTLARDFLTIVAAEARADIEWLGDQLRRAPRSDDVEVATWALGLVGRSFSASDYAVSVRRLQHAGRIVGAFFTRYDLLITPTVAMPPFPIGALQPSGAERFALALFGRMRLGGALRMAGLLDETAKKVFAFMPYTPLFNVTGQPAMSVPLYWNAEGLPIGTQVVGRFGEEATLFRVAGQLEQARPWATRVPPMVTDTR; encoded by the coding sequence ATGGCCCTGCCGATTCCCGAATACGATGCGCTCGACGGTCTGGCGCTCGCCGATCTCATTGCCCGCCGTGAACTCTCTGCAGCGGAGGTGACGGAGGCCGCACTGGCCCGCATCGCGTTGCGAAATCCGGCACTGAATGCCGTAGTGCGACCGCTGGATACGCTGGCTCGGCAGATGGTCGCCAACGTGCCCAGCGATGCGCCGTTCGCGGGCGTCCCGATGTTGATCAAAGACCTGCTGGCGACGATTGCCGGGGTGCCAACAAGCTCCGGCACGCGCGTACTGCAGCAGGTCATCCCACCATCCGATACCGAACTCGTGGCGCGCTACCGTCGTGCTGGCGCGGTGTTCGTGGGAAAGACCAACACGCCGGAGTTTGGCCTCACACCGTTCACGGAAAGTGAAGCCCTCGGCCCCGCACGGAGTCCTTGGAATGTGGAGCGTACGCCAGGTGGATCGAGTGGCGGGTCCGGTGCGGCGGTCGCCGCCCGCATGGTGCCCATTGCCCATGGTGGTGACGGCGGCGGTTCGCTGCGCATTCCCGCCTCGTGCAATGGCGTGTTCTCGATCAAACCCTCGCGCGGCCGACTACCCATGGGCCCCGACATCGGTGACTCGTGGCGTGGGTTCGTGCAGGAGCATGTCATCACCCGGTCGGTGCGTGACAGTGCGGCCATGCTCGATGCCACCATGGGTGAAGACGTGGGCACACCGGTAGCCATGCCCACATTCAACGGCCGCTATCTCGACGAAGTCTCGCGGGATCCCGGCCCGCTGAGCATCGCGGTCACGTCCACGCCATTCTTTGGCGACGTGGTGCATCCGGATTGTGATGCCGCACTCACCGATGCCGAATCGTTGCTGTCGGGACTCGGTCATGACGTTGAGCGCGCCGCTCCTGTTCTGGACGGCCGCACACTCGCCCGCGACTTTCTCACGATCGTGGCCGCGGAAGCGCGAGCCGATATCGAATGGCTTGGCGACCAACTGCGCCGTGCTCCGCGATCGGACGATGTGGAAGTGGCGACGTGGGCGTTGGGGCTGGTCGGACGCAGCTTCAGTGCCTCCGACTACGCCGTCAGCGTGCGACGCCTGCAGCACGCCGGGCGCATCGTGGGCGCATTCTTCACGCGCTACGATCTGCTGATCACGCCCACCGTGGCGATGCCGCCGTTCCCGATCGGAGCGCTGCAGCCCAGCGGGGCCGAACGATTTGCGCTGGCGCTGTTTGGCCGTATGCGACTCGGTGGTGCCCTGCGCATGGCCGGCCTGCTCGACGAAACGGCGAAGAAGGTGTTCGCCTTCATGCCGTACACGCCGTTGTTCAACGTGACGGGGCAACCGGCCATGTCCGTGCCACTGTACTGGAATGCCGAGGGACTGCCCATCGGCACGCAGGTGGTGGGTCGTTTTGGTGAGGAGGCCACACTCTTCCGCGTGGCCGGACAACTGGAACAGGCACGCCCGTGGGCCACGCGCGTGCCGCCGATGGTGACGGACACGCGCTGA
- a CDS encoding DUF885 family protein: protein MRGRTAVSHSMIVAAASALTLWSHVGSAQSAGIPATTRQVFPADPKASVPALTSIMTSTSGEMADIISRYSADAGALQRRYDTPDSPSRRNRLRVFYTTWRQRLTELDFGKLSQEGKVDYVLLDNHLRYQLDLMGREDKDLAETAALLPFASALLKLQEDRRELLTMDGQKAARLLADITKQVDSLRTLLEPVPARPAGDTTTRAARPAPPRVSRTVANRAAEEVDQVRNVVTTWYRYYNGYDPLFSWWVSNPWQRLDESLRRYAQTVRQRLVGIQVATAAPAVATAAPGGAGAAAQAAGARNAAGANEPIIGDPIGTEGLAMDLRHAMIPYSAEELIAIAEKEYAFSEAEAKKAARQMGFGDNWKAAMEKIKDSYVEPGKQPDLIRDLANEAEAFFERHDWVTIPALAREDWRMEMLSPERQRVSPFFLGGENILVSYPTNDMTEEEKLMSLKGNNPHFSRAVVFHELNPGHHLQGFMTARYNAHRRMFSTPFWNEGNALYWEMFLWDHDFHVRPEDRLGALAWRMHRSARIVFSLSFHLGKMTPEQCIEYLVDKVPFERANSEAEVRRSFNGSYSPIYQAAYMLGGLQFRALYKELVMSKKMTDRQFHDAILQGGPMPISMVRARLAKTPLTRDGAAPWRFAEELPAPRPFPVK from the coding sequence ATGCGTGGTCGCACTGCCGTTTCTCATTCGATGATTGTTGCTGCGGCTTCAGCATTGACGCTGTGGTCGCATGTCGGTTCGGCACAAAGCGCAGGAATTCCCGCCACAACGCGGCAGGTGTTCCCCGCTGATCCGAAGGCCAGCGTGCCCGCCCTGACCTCGATCATGACGAGCACGTCGGGCGAGATGGCCGATATCATTTCCCGCTACTCGGCAGATGCGGGTGCCCTACAGCGTCGCTACGATACGCCGGACTCGCCGTCTCGCCGCAATCGGTTGCGCGTGTTTTACACAACATGGCGCCAGCGACTCACCGAGCTCGATTTCGGGAAGTTGTCGCAGGAGGGGAAGGTCGACTACGTGTTGCTCGACAATCACCTGCGATACCAGCTCGACCTCATGGGACGGGAGGACAAGGACCTCGCGGAGACGGCCGCGTTGCTGCCCTTTGCCTCGGCGCTGCTGAAGCTGCAGGAAGACCGCCGTGAGTTGCTGACCATGGACGGCCAGAAGGCGGCACGTTTGCTGGCCGATATCACCAAGCAGGTGGACAGCCTGAGGACGTTGCTCGAGCCGGTGCCCGCGCGACCAGCAGGAGACACCACCACCCGCGCAGCGCGGCCTGCGCCGCCACGGGTGTCGCGTACGGTGGCAAATCGGGCGGCCGAAGAGGTGGATCAGGTGCGCAATGTGGTGACCACCTGGTATCGCTACTACAACGGCTACGATCCACTGTTCTCGTGGTGGGTGAGCAACCCGTGGCAGCGCCTCGATGAGTCCCTGCGACGTTATGCGCAAACGGTGCGGCAGCGGCTGGTGGGGATTCAGGTCGCCACGGCGGCTCCAGCGGTCGCGACTGCGGCACCGGGTGGGGCAGGGGCCGCTGCGCAGGCGGCTGGGGCACGTAACGCGGCGGGTGCCAACGAGCCGATCATTGGTGACCCGATTGGCACCGAAGGGCTGGCCATGGATCTGCGCCATGCCATGATCCCCTATTCGGCGGAGGAACTGATTGCGATCGCCGAAAAAGAGTATGCCTTCAGTGAGGCGGAGGCCAAGAAGGCCGCACGCCAGATGGGGTTTGGTGACAACTGGAAGGCGGCGATGGAGAAGATCAAGGACTCCTATGTGGAGCCGGGCAAACAACCCGATCTCATTCGCGATCTGGCCAACGAAGCCGAGGCCTTCTTCGAACGGCACGACTGGGTGACCATCCCGGCGCTCGCGCGCGAGGACTGGCGCATGGAGATGTTGTCGCCGGAGCGGCAGCGCGTGAGCCCTTTCTTCCTTGGTGGCGAGAACATCCTCGTGTCGTATCCCACGAACGACATGACGGAAGAAGAGAAGTTGATGAGCCTCAAGGGAAACAATCCGCATTTCTCACGTGCGGTGGTGTTCCACGAGCTCAACCCGGGGCATCACCTCCAGGGGTTCATGACGGCGCGCTACAACGCACATCGTCGCATGTTCTCCACGCCGTTCTGGAACGAAGGCAACGCGCTGTACTGGGAGATGTTCCTGTGGGATCACGATTTCCATGTGCGCCCGGAAGACCGGCTCGGCGCATTGGCGTGGCGCATGCATCGCAGTGCCCGCATCGTGTTCTCACTCAGCTTCCATCTCGGCAAGATGACGCCGGAGCAGTGCATCGAGTATCTCGTCGACAAGGTCCCGTTCGAGCGGGCCAACTCCGAGGCGGAAGTGCGACGCTCGTTCAATGGCAGCTATTCGCCGATCTATCAGGCGGCCTATATGCTCGGGGGGCTGCAGTTCCGTGCGCTGTACAAGGAGCTGGTGATGTCCAAGAAGATGACCGATCGTCAGTTCCATGATGCGATTCTGCAAGGTGGTCCGATGCCCATTTCCATGGTACGTGCGCGCCTGGCCAAAACACCGCTCACCCGCGACGGCGCGGCACCATGGCGTTTCGCCGAGGAGTTGCCAGCGCCTCGGCCATTTCCGGTGAAATGA
- a CDS encoding ATP-binding cassette domain-containing protein codes for MALISLQEVTVAFGGPAVLDGANFAIERGERVCLLGRNGAGKSTFMQVLDGTLTADQGIVVRQGGVTVARLEQDVPRTLTGSIFDIVASGLGERGRLLTAYHEASQRLSTDHSEAALAELDRRHRQIDAADGWQLHRRVETVLQHLALDADALIEQASGGRTRQTLLARALVSAPDVLLLDEPTNHLDIDAIEWMEEFLIAQGITLVFVTHDRAFLRRVATRVVELDRGQLVDFGNSYETYLERKDAMLHAESKAWEDFDRRLAQEEVWIRTGIQARRTRNEGRVRSLEAMRVERGVRRERLGTTRAQVQEAERSGRLVIETQGLTFAHGDRTIVDDLSTTIMRGDRVGLVGPNGSGKTTLIRLLLGELAPQSGSVRHGTNLEIAYFDQLREQLDPEQSVFDSIGDGSEWVLIGNERRHVHGYLQDFLFSTERARTPVRALSGGERNRLLLARLFTRRFNVLVLDEPTNDLDMETLDVLESLLLGFGGTVLLVSHDREFLDAVVTSTLVFDAPGAVNEYVGGYSDWLRQRPAPIEAVPAPTRVASTPVQPATAPSAKEKKRKLSFKEAAELDALPDRITAAEVERDQCYRDLADPTVLRDGARVVALQSRVAELEASVLAMMERWEALESLR; via the coding sequence ATGGCGCTGATTTCGCTGCAAGAGGTGACCGTCGCATTCGGCGGGCCGGCAGTGCTCGATGGGGCGAATTTTGCCATCGAGCGTGGAGAGCGTGTCTGTCTGTTGGGCCGCAACGGCGCGGGAAAGAGCACGTTCATGCAGGTGCTCGATGGTACCCTCACGGCCGATCAGGGCATCGTCGTACGACAGGGTGGGGTCACGGTGGCGCGCCTCGAGCAGGATGTGCCACGCACGCTGACGGGCTCCATCTTCGACATCGTGGCGTCCGGCCTCGGCGAACGCGGGCGACTGCTGACGGCGTACCACGAGGCGTCGCAGCGCCTGAGCACTGATCACTCGGAGGCGGCGCTGGCGGAGCTCGATCGGCGTCACCGCCAGATCGATGCGGCCGATGGGTGGCAGTTGCACCGTCGCGTGGAGACCGTGCTGCAGCACCTGGCGCTCGATGCCGATGCGTTGATCGAGCAGGCATCGGGTGGACGCACACGTCAGACCCTGCTGGCGCGTGCCCTGGTCAGTGCGCCCGATGTGCTGCTGCTGGATGAGCCCACCAACCACCTCGATATCGATGCGATCGAGTGGATGGAGGAGTTCCTCATTGCCCAGGGTATCACGCTCGTTTTTGTCACGCACGATCGCGCGTTTTTGCGGCGGGTGGCCACGCGCGTGGTGGAACTCGACCGCGGCCAGCTCGTGGACTTCGGCAACAGCTACGAGACCTATCTCGAGCGCAAGGACGCGATGCTGCACGCGGAGTCGAAAGCCTGGGAGGATTTCGACCGTCGGTTGGCACAGGAGGAGGTGTGGATTCGCACCGGCATCCAGGCTCGTCGGACGCGCAATGAAGGTCGCGTGCGTTCGCTGGAAGCAATGCGGGTCGAACGTGGTGTGCGCCGGGAGCGTCTGGGCACCACGCGGGCGCAGGTGCAGGAGGCTGAACGCTCCGGGCGTCTGGTCATCGAAACGCAGGGCCTCACCTTCGCGCACGGTGATCGGACCATCGTCGATGATCTGAGCACCACCATCATGCGTGGAGATCGCGTGGGGCTCGTCGGTCCCAATGGCTCCGGCAAGACCACGCTCATTCGTTTGCTGTTGGGTGAACTGGCGCCACAATCGGGTTCGGTGCGACACGGCACCAATCTCGAGATTGCCTACTTCGATCAGTTGCGCGAGCAGCTCGATCCCGAACAGTCGGTGTTCGACAGCATCGGTGATGGCAGTGAATGGGTGCTCATCGGCAACGAACGCCGGCATGTGCACGGATATCTGCAGGACTTCCTGTTCTCCACCGAGCGAGCCCGCACCCCGGTGCGAGCTCTCAGCGGTGGTGAGCGCAATCGTTTGTTGCTCGCGCGGCTGTTCACGCGCCGTTTCAATGTGCTGGTACTCGACGAACCCACCAACGATCTCGACATGGAGACGCTCGATGTGCTCGAGTCGCTCCTGCTTGGCTTCGGGGGCACGGTGTTGCTGGTCTCACACGATCGTGAGTTTCTCGACGCGGTGGTGACCAGCACGCTGGTGTTCGATGCACCAGGGGCCGTGAACGAATATGTCGGTGGCTACTCAGACTGGCTTCGGCAGCGTCCTGCGCCGATCGAGGCCGTGCCCGCGCCGACGCGCGTGGCGAGCACGCCGGTGCAGCCGGCCACTGCGCCGTCGGCGAAGGAGAAAAAGCGCAAGCTGTCGTTCAAGGAGGCGGCGGAACTCGATGCGCTGCCGGATCGCATCACGGCTGCGGAAGTGGAGCGCGATCAGTGTTACCGTGACCTCGCGGATCCCACAGTATTGCGAGACGGCGCCCGCGTGGTGGCGCTGCAGTCGCGAGTGGCGGAGCTCGAAGCGTCGGTGTTGGCCATGATGGAGCGGTGGGAGGCCCTGGAGTCGTTGCGCTGA
- a CDS encoding GxxExxY protein yields the protein MALPHDDITSLVINAYYVVYNTLPRGLTEVLYQRALAIELEGFPLTVQRECAFDVWYRARCIGRYRADLVVNDVVLVETKCADRLVQVHREQLTRYLKISNLPVGLLLNFGDRAEVRRIVL from the coding sequence ATGGCCCTGCCACATGACGACATCACCAGTCTCGTCATCAATGCGTACTACGTCGTGTACAACACCCTGCCGCGCGGCCTCACCGAAGTGCTCTATCAAAGAGCATTGGCGATCGAACTCGAAGGTTTCCCACTGACCGTGCAGCGAGAGTGCGCGTTCGATGTCTGGTACCGAGCTCGGTGCATTGGCCGATATCGAGCCGATCTGGTCGTCAACGATGTGGTGTTGGTGGAGACCAAGTGCGCAGATCGGCTGGTTCAGGTGCATCGAGAACAACTGACGCGGTATCTGAAGATCTCAAATTTGCCGGTTGGGCTGTTGCTGAACTTCGGCGATCGGGCGGAGGTGCGGCGGATCGTGCTCTGA
- a CDS encoding thiol-disulfide oxidoreductase DCC family protein — translation MAGIVPFPDPAVAPQAALAPVLLYDGECGVCAESVQFVLAHERPSGRAGRPPLHFAPLQGTFGRTTQAAVTALQGVDSVVWVQPQRSGPAHMLVKSDAVLAVLHYLGGVWSVLGVLGRGLPRRWRDALYDAVARRRLGLRAPRCLLPFVVGPSRFLD, via the coding sequence ATGGCCGGCATTGTCCCCTTCCCCGACCCAGCGGTCGCCCCGCAGGCGGCGCTCGCGCCGGTGCTGCTCTACGACGGGGAATGTGGTGTCTGCGCCGAATCGGTGCAGTTTGTGCTGGCGCATGAACGCCCCTCGGGCAGGGCCGGTCGCCCGCCGCTGCACTTTGCGCCGTTGCAGGGCACGTTCGGACGGACCACACAGGCCGCAGTGACCGCGCTGCAGGGTGTCGACTCCGTGGTGTGGGTGCAACCGCAGCGTTCAGGCCCGGCACACATGTTGGTGAAGAGCGATGCCGTGCTGGCGGTGCTGCACTACCTCGGCGGTGTCTGGTCTGTCCTCGGTGTCCTGGGCCGTGGTCTGCCTCGCCGCTGGCGCGATGCCCTCTACGACGCCGTGGCGCGCCGACGTCTCGGACTGCGTGCGCCGCGTTGCCTGCTGCCCTTCGTTGTCGGCCCCTCGCGATTTCTCGATTGA
- the rplS gene encoding 50S ribosomal protein L19, whose product MHPFIETQKEWMKEVAPFRPGDTVRVSVRVKEGDKERVQAFEGVCIARRGAGVSESFTVRKVSNGIGVERIFPVHSPMLADIVVVRRGAVRRAKLYYLRDVTGKAARIKERKVIRPAK is encoded by the coding sequence ATGCATCCGTTTATCGAGACCCAGAAGGAGTGGATGAAGGAAGTGGCGCCGTTCCGGCCCGGCGACACGGTGCGTGTCAGTGTTCGCGTGAAGGAAGGCGACAAGGAACGCGTCCAGGCCTTCGAAGGTGTCTGCATCGCGCGCCGTGGCGCCGGTGTGAGCGAGTCGTTCACGGTGCGTAAGGTGTCGAATGGTATCGGCGTGGAGCGCATCTTCCCGGTGCACAGCCCGATGCTGGCCGATATCGTGGTGGTGCGTCGTGGTGCCGTGCGCCGCGCGAAGCTGTACTACCTGCGTGACGTGACGGGCAAGGCGGCCCGCATCAAGGAACGCAAGGTCATTCGCCCCGCGAAGTAA